A region of Chloracidobacterium sp. DNA encodes the following proteins:
- the gyrB gene encoding DNA topoisomerase (ATP-hydrolyzing) subunit B, with protein sequence MAKAKQEYGADQITVLEGRDAVRKRPAMYIGSTSEIGLHHLVYEVVDNSVDEALAGYCDTIEVTIHMDNSVTVIDNGRGIPTDIHKQEGRSAAEVVMTILHAGGKFDSNSYKVSGGLHGVGVSCVNFLSEYLRLEIWRDGATHEMEFEAGIPVAPLKQTGTTTKRGTKITFRPDSSIFETTVYSFEKLSERLREKAFLNKGIRIFIKDEREEPEKAHEFYYKGGIAEFVKHLNKNKSPLHDEPLYFELIDDELSIEVSMQYNDSYDEKIFSFANNINTVDGGTHLSGFRGAITRTINNYAEALGLTKNAKVTLTGDDVREGLVAVISVKIPQPQFEGQTKGKLNSPVKGPVESFLNEKLGEFFEQNPGVAKKIVGKAVDAARARDAARKAREIVRKSALGSSTLPGKLADCQEKDPALSEIYIVEGDSAGGSAKQGRDRKNQAVLPLKGKILNVEKARFDKMLGHGEIKALITALGTGIGKEDFDVTKLRYHKICLMTDADVDGSHIRTLLLTFFYRQMPELLENGFVYIAQPPLYKVKRGKKEEYIKDEPAMFSYLMRMATGDIQIKSETKEFSGRELTKVLDQTKQLKNYAERIARRLNNDPTLVAMILDAFAGKDGVLVKNSVRLRKVFGDREMMAEIEGKLLGEYSTDLVEDTEHSLWSINLSFPNGTSRQIDWNLASLVEFQKAIELRKSLEIDFPAPFIVGENGKSETVNTREDLLEKVMAMAKKDLTIQRYKGLGEMNPEQLWETTMDPEKRTMLQVRIEDAIETDGIFTVLMGDQVEPRRKFIEDNALDVKNLDV encoded by the coding sequence TTGGCTAAAGCAAAACAGGAATACGGCGCAGATCAGATAACAGTCTTAGAGGGTCGCGACGCAGTGCGTAAGCGTCCGGCGATGTACATCGGCTCGACAAGCGAGATCGGGCTGCATCATTTGGTTTACGAGGTCGTCGACAACTCGGTTGACGAGGCTCTCGCAGGCTATTGCGATACTATCGAGGTCACGATCCACATGGACAATTCCGTAACGGTCATCGATAACGGCCGCGGAATTCCGACGGACATACATAAACAGGAAGGGAGAAGCGCGGCTGAGGTCGTGATGACTATCCTGCACGCGGGCGGTAAGTTCGACTCGAATTCGTATAAGGTTTCCGGCGGTTTGCACGGCGTTGGAGTGTCTTGCGTCAACTTTCTAAGCGAGTACCTGCGATTAGAAATCTGGCGCGACGGAGCAACCCACGAGATGGAATTTGAGGCCGGAATACCGGTCGCCCCGCTCAAACAGACCGGCACAACCACAAAACGCGGTACAAAGATCACATTCCGACCTGATTCGAGCATTTTTGAGACGACTGTTTACAGTTTTGAAAAGCTATCAGAACGGTTGAGAGAAAAGGCCTTTTTGAATAAGGGCATACGTATCTTTATTAAAGATGAGCGAGAAGAGCCCGAGAAAGCGCATGAGTTTTACTATAAGGGGGGGATAGCAGAATTTGTAAAGCATCTCAACAAAAATAAGAGTCCTTTGCACGACGAACCGCTGTATTTCGAGCTCATCGACGACGAACTCTCGATCGAGGTTTCGATGCAGTATAACGACAGTTACGACGAAAAGATCTTTTCGTTCGCCAACAACATCAATACCGTCGATGGCGGCACGCACTTATCCGGCTTTCGCGGTGCGATCACTCGTACGATCAATAACTACGCCGAAGCCTTGGGCCTGACGAAGAATGCTAAGGTCACGCTCACCGGCGACGATGTTCGCGAGGGGTTGGTGGCTGTGATCAGTGTCAAGATACCTCAGCCGCAGTTTGAGGGGCAGACAAAAGGTAAGCTTAACTCGCCTGTGAAAGGGCCGGTCGAGTCGTTTCTTAACGAAAAGCTTGGCGAGTTTTTTGAGCAGAATCCGGGCGTAGCTAAAAAGATCGTCGGCAAGGCCGTAGATGCCGCACGTGCTCGCGATGCGGCCCGTAAGGCACGAGAGATCGTCCGTAAGAGTGCTTTGGGATCATCTACATTGCCAGGAAAATTAGCAGATTGTCAGGAAAAAGATCCTGCGTTGTCAGAAATTTACATTGTTGAGGGTGATTCGGCCGGAGGCTCGGCAAAACAGGGACGAGACCGCAAGAATCAGGCCGTTTTGCCGCTCAAGGGTAAGATCCTAAACGTCGAAAAGGCACGATTCGACAAAATGCTCGGCCACGGTGAGATCAAGGCCCTTATCACCGCACTCGGAACAGGCATCGGCAAAGAGGATTTTGACGTTACAAAGCTCCGATATCACAAGATCTGCCTGATGACCGACGCCGACGTTGACGGCAGCCACATCCGCACGCTTTTGTTGACGTTTTTCTATCGACAGATGCCGGAACTGCTCGAAAACGGCTTTGTTTACATCGCCCAGCCGCCGCTTTACAAGGTGAAACGCGGCAAAAAGGAAGAGTACATCAAGGATGAACCGGCAATGTTCAGCTACCTGATGCGAATGGCGACGGGCGACATCCAGATAAAATCTGAGACAAAGGAATTTTCCGGCCGTGAACTAACAAAGGTCCTAGATCAAACAAAACAGCTCAAGAATTACGCCGAGCGGATAGCCCGACGCCTCAACAACGATCCAACTCTGGTCGCGATGATCCTGGATGCGTTCGCCGGTAAAGACGGCGTGCTTGTCAAAAACTCGGTGCGTCTGCGAAAGGTTTTTGGCGACCGCGAAATGATGGCTGAAATAGAAGGCAAGCTGCTCGGCGAATACAGCACCGATCTGGTCGAAGACACCGAGCACAGTCTGTGGAGCATCAACCTTTCATTTCCTAACGGCACATCGCGGCAGATCGACTGGAACCTCGCAAGCCTCGTCGAGTTTCAGAAAGCAATCGAGCTGAGAAAGTCGCTCGAGATCGATTTTCCGGCACCGTTCATCGTCGGTGAAAACGGCAAGAGCGAAACCGTAAACACCCGCGAAGATTTGCTCGAAAAGGTCATGGCGATGGCCAAAAAGGACCTCACCATCCAGCGTTACAAAGGTCTGGGCGAGATGAACCCTGAGCAGCTATGGGAAACGACGATGGACCCTGAAAAGCGAACGATGCTGCAAGTTCGTATCGAAGACGCGATCGAGACCGACGGCATTTTCACCGTACTAATGGGCGACCAGGTCGAGCCGCGGCGCAAATTTATAGAGGACAACGCTCTCGACGTAAAAAATCTCGACGTTTAA
- a CDS encoding Abi family protein, producing the protein MKYIKPSLPIADQIKHLEGRGLVISDHAKAAHYLSNISYYRLSAYLYPYRQLPTDNYVTGTTFDEVLDHYLFDREFRLLVFDAVERVEIAFRTQLIYQPSNLYGPFWFLDPAHFGDRTRWAEQVKKIDEEVARSGEVFIKHFFAKYSSEKRPPAWISFEVASLGLLSRLYNNLKFSSPAKKHIANHFGLSEPRVFQSWIRSMTYVRNICAHHSRLWNRTLTETPKLIQKPPSFWVNTTPPANDKIYYFLCCLVHMLRQVNPQSSFIKRLRALFEKYTVVDCRTMGFPIDWKDDPYWK; encoded by the coding sequence ATGAAATATATCAAACCTTCACTCCCAATAGCCGACCAGATAAAGCATCTGGAGGGAAGAGGTTTGGTAATATCCGATCACGCAAAAGCTGCCCATTACCTTTCAAATATCAGTTATTACAGGTTAAGCGCGTATCTCTACCCGTATCGTCAGTTGCCCACAGACAATTATGTAACCGGAACAACCTTTGATGAGGTTCTGGATCACTATTTGTTTGACCGGGAATTTCGGCTGCTTGTTTTTGATGCAGTCGAGAGGGTCGAGATCGCATTCCGGACGCAACTTATTTACCAACCCTCGAACCTTTATGGTCCATTTTGGTTCCTCGATCCGGCGCATTTTGGTGATCGCACTCGATGGGCGGAACAGGTCAAGAAAATCGATGAGGAGGTCGCCCGTTCAGGTGAAGTATTTATCAAACACTTTTTCGCCAAATATAGTTCTGAGAAAAGGCCGCCAGCGTGGATCTCCTTTGAGGTAGCTTCATTGGGCCTGCTATCCAGGTTGTATAACAACCTCAAGTTTTCTTCACCTGCTAAGAAGCACATCGCAAACCACTTTGGGCTTTCAGAGCCGCGAGTTTTTCAAAGCTGGATACGCAGTATGACTTATGTTCGAAATATCTGCGCACATCATAGTCGTCTTTGGAATCGGACATTGACCGAAACACCAAAACTCATCCAAAAACCACCTTCATTTTGGGTAAATACTACGCCACCAGCCAATGACAAGATCTATTATTTCCTATGCTGTCTTGTGCATATGCTTCGGCAGGTAAACCCGCAATCAAGCTTTATTAAAAGACTAAGAGCACTGTTTGAAAAGTATACGGTCGTTGATTGCAGAACAATGGGATTTCCCATCGACTGGAAAGACGATCCTTATTGGAAATGA